The following coding sequences lie in one Oncorhynchus gorbuscha isolate QuinsamMale2020 ecotype Even-year unplaced genomic scaffold, OgorEven_v1.0 Un_scaffold_1246, whole genome shotgun sequence genomic window:
- the LOC124016943 gene encoding RNA-binding protein 12B-like — translation MSPKEGSKKLRLQERARPLQRPLQRPLQRPLQRPLQRPLQRPLQRPLQRPLQRPLQRPLQRLLKRPLQRPLQRLLQRPLQRLLQRPLQRLLQRPLQRLLQRPLQRPLQRPLQRPLQRPLQRLLQRLLQRPLQRPLQRPLQRPLQRPLQRPLQRPLQRLLQRPLQRPLQRPLQRPLQRLLQRLLQRPLQRPLQRPLQRLLQRPLQRPLQRPLQRLLQRPLQRPLQRPLQRPLQRPLQRPLQRPLQRPLQRPLQRQA, via the exons ATGTCTCCAAAAGAGGGCAGTAAAAagctacgtctccaagagagggca AGACCCTTACAGAGACCCCTACAGAGACCCCTACAGAGACCTCTACAGAGACCCCTACAGAGACCCTTACAGAGACCCTTACAGAGACCCCTACAGAGACCTCTACAGAGACCCTTACAGAGACCCCTACAGAGACTCCTAAAGAGACCCTTACAGAGACCCCTACAGAGACTCCTACAGAGACCCTTACAGAGACTCCTACAGAGACCCCTACAGAGACTCCTACAGAGACCCCTACAGAGACTCCTACAGAGACCCTTACAGAGACCTCTACAGAGACCCTTGCAGAGACCCTTACAGAGACCCCTACAGAGACTCCTACAGAGACTCTTACAGAGACCTCTACAGAGACCCTTACAGAGACCCTTACAGAGACCCCTACAGAGACCTCTACAGAGACCCTTACAGAGACCCCTACAGAGACTCTTACAGAGACCCCTACAGAGACCTCTACAGAGACCCTTACAGAGACCCCTACAGAGACTCCTACAGAGACTCTTACAGAGACCCCTACAGAGACCCTTACAGAGACCCCTACAGAGACTCCTACAGAGACCCCTACAGAGACCCCTACAGAGACCTTTACAGAGACTCTTACAGAGACCTCTACAGAGACCCTTACAGAGACCCCTACAGAGACCCTTGCAGAGACCCCTACAGAGACCCTTACAGAGACCCCTACAGAGACCCTTACAGAGACCTCTACAGAGACAGGCTTAA